The Lycium barbarum isolate Lr01 chromosome 12, ASM1917538v2, whole genome shotgun sequence genome includes a region encoding these proteins:
- the LOC132624223 gene encoding uncharacterized protein LOC132624223, with translation MKKLLQKLDCIAGFKKNRGEGKGEGDGGDKTSLKKTVKRLRKYEAASGQRVNMDKSSFYIHHKVDLHRERRIRKITNMRKGSFPFIYLGCPVFYGRRKSIYYADLVKKEAEINIGWHGIMCLPKEEGGIDFRSLHDISNALFAKLWWSFRTSNSLWSVYMWNKYCKKLHLVIAQARGGSNAWKKMVLVREQVEHNIWWQMKNGSSSFWFENWTKLGALYYVITESNFDAEVEVKEYVAGDRWNLERLYEVLPEEVVNHIQQHIKVPLELEGDDKAWWQLTKNGLFTVKSAWDYMRQREEKREVFNFIWEKGVPIKISFNMEGRHLHQAILTWWIADVSTKLQAIFRAVPATVMWELWKMRNAVNMGITSHIAG, from the exons atgaagaagttgCTCCAAAAATTAGACTGTATTGCAGGgtttaaaaaaaatagaggagaaggaaaaggagaaggaGATGGAG GGGATAAGACTTCTTTGAAGAAGACAGTGAAAAGACTGAGGAAATATGAGGCTGCTTCTGGACAGAGAGTAAATATGGACAAGAGTAGTTTCTATATTCATCATAAGGTAGATCTGCACAGAGAGAGAAGAATTCGGAAGATCACTAATATGAGAAAAGGATCATTTCCTTTCATTTACCTTGGTTGTCCTGTTTTCTATGGGAGAAGGAAGAGTATATACTATGCTGATTTAGTGAAGAAG GAAGCAGAAATAAACATTGGGTGGCATGGGATAATGTGTTTGCCAAAGGAAGAAGGGGGCATTGATTTTAGATCTCTACATGACATCTCAAATGCTTTATTTGCTAAGTTATGGTGGAGTTTTAGAACTTCAAATAGCCTATGGAGTGTATATATGTGGAACAAATATTGTAAGAAGCTACATCTAGTAATAGCACAAGCCAGGGGAGGATCAAATGCATGGAAGAAGATGGTATTGGTAAGAGAGCAAGTTGAGCACAATATCTGGTGGCAAATGAAGAATGGAAGTTCAAGTTTCTGGTTTGAGAATTGGACAAAACTTGGTGCACTTTACTATGTGATTACAGAATCCAACTTTGATGCAGAGGTGGAAGTCAAGGAGTATGTTGCAGGAGATAGGTGGAATTTAGAGAGATTATATGAAGTTTTACCAGAAGAAGTTGTTAATCATATCCAACAACATATCAAGGTGCCTTTAGAATTAGAGGGGGATGACAAAGCGTGGTGGCAACTAACCAAGAATGGATTGTTTACAGTCAAATCTGCTTGGGACTATATGAGGCAGAGAGAGGAAAAAAGAGAAGTTTTTAATTTCATTTGGGAAAAAGGAGTTCCAATAAAGATTA GTTTTAACATGGAGGGAAGACATCTACATCAGGCTATTTTAACTTGGTGGATAGCAGATGTTAGCACTAAGTTACAGGCTATATTTAGAGCAGTTCCAGCTACTGTCATGTGGGAGTTATGGAAAATGAGAAATGCAGTCAACATGGGAATAACATCACATATAGCAGGCTAG